GCGCTGGTCCTGGTCTATATACAACCGTATGGTTGTAGATCAGGCCGAGGTGGATCAGCTCTTCCACGCCCTGGCGGACGCGACGCGACGCGACATCGTCCGCCGCACCCTGGACGGATCCCACTCGGTCTCCGCCCTGGCCCGCGAGTACCCGATGAGCTTCGCCGCCGTGCAGAAGCACGTGGCCGTGCTGGAGCGGGCGGGCCTGGTGACCAAGCAACGACGCGGTCGCGAGCACCTGGTGGCGGGCAACCCCGCCGCCCTCGCCGCCGCCCGCGACGCCCTGGATCGGCTCGAACTGGTGTGGCGCGACCGCGTCGCCCGAATGGCGGACCTCCTGGCCGCCGACGCTTCCGCTGACAACTCCCCCGACAACGAGGACTTCAGATGACCGTCACCTCCGTGACCAAGGACGCCACCACCCGCACGATGACCCTGACCGCGGAGTTCGACGCCCCGGTCCCCCGCGTCTGGCAGCTCTACGACGACCCGCGCCGGCTGGAGCAGTGGTGGGGTCCGCCGACCTACCCGGCGACCGTCGTCGACCACGACCTGTCGGTCGGCGGGACCGTCCGCTACGTCATGACCGGGCCGGAGGGCGACAAGTCCTGCGGGTACTGGATCGTCCGCGCCGTCGACGCCCCGCATTCCCTGGAGTGGGAGAACGGCTTCGCGACCGACGACCTCGAGCCCGACCGCTCGATGCCCGTCATGACCATGCGCATGACCCTCGCCCCGCGCCCCGGCGGCGGGACGGTGATGACGATCGCGACCGTCTTCGAGACCGCCGAGAACATGACCTGGTGCCTGGAGATGGGCATGGAGGAGGGCATGTCCTCCGCCGTCGGCCAGTGCGACGCGGTGCTCGCCGCCTGAGGGCTACTGCCGCTCGTCGTCGAGGTAGAGATCGACCTGATCGTCGTAGAAGCAGAGCAGGCCGGCGATGTCGGCGCGTTCGGCGATCGGGTCCTCGTAGCTCCACACGAGGTCGGTGTGGATGCGGCCGCCCACCGTCAGCGACCAGTAGGACGCGGTGCCCTTGTACGGGCAGCGGGTGCTCGAGTCGGTGCGCGTGAGCAGGTCGGTGCGAACGTCCTCGGCGGGCAGGTAGTAGCGCGGTGGCAGCCCGCGTTCACGCAGGACGCGGGCCCGCTTCGAGTCGGCGACGGTCACCCCGTCGACCTCGATCCGGACGCGCTGCGGGCACTCCTCGACACCGATGCGGCTCATGCGGGGACAACGACCCGGGCGGCGGCGCGCATTCCGCGGCGCCCTCCGGCGGGGCGTACTACGGTCGGCGCATGGCGACAGTTCGCGACGTCGAGAGGGTCATCGCCCGGCTGCCCGAGGTGACCGAGGGCCTGCGGTTCGGGCACCGGACCTGGTATGTCGGCAAGAAGTCGTTCGCCTGGGTGCGCCCGTTCTCCAAGGCGGACCTCAAGCGCTTCGGCGACGAGACTCCCCCGGACGGCGACATCCTCGCCGTCGCTACGGCGGACCTCGGGGAGAAGGAGGCGCTGCTCTCCGCGCACCCGGGTCCGCTGTTCACGATCCCGCACCTCGACAATTACCCCGCCCTCCTCGTGCACCTGAAGTCGACGCCGCCCAAGCTCCTGCGCGAGATCGTCGAGGACGGGTGGCTCGCGGTCGCCCCGCGCCAGCTCGCCGAGCAGTACCTGCAGCGTTGACGCTCGACATCCCCGACGCACTGCAACCCGCCGGCGGCACGGACCCCTGGAACGGCTGGCTCGCGGCGCTGCCCGCGCGCGCCGAGGAGCTGCTCGGCGAGTGGGCGCTGGCGGTCGACGGCGCCCCGATCGCGGGACGGCTCTCGCTCGTGGTCCCGGTCCGGACCGAGGACGGCCGGGCCGCGGTGCTGAAGGTCGGGTACCCCCACGACGACGCTGCGCTCGAGCACCTGGCGCTGCGGTACTGGGGCGGGACCGGTGCCGTGGAGTTGCTGCGCGCCGACCCGCACCGGTTCGCGCTGCTGCTGGAGCGCGCCGGCCCGGAGGATCTGACGGAGCGTTGGGACCTGGAGGCGTGCGAGGTCGTCGGCGAGCTCTACGGGCGCATCCACGTCCCCGCTCCCCCGCAGTTCGCGACCCTGCCCGCTCAGGTGCTGCGCTGGACCGAGCAACTGCGGACGTTGCCGGGCGGCCTGCCCCCGCGGCTGGTGGAGCAGGCGATCTCGCTGGGGACGGACCTCGCCGCCGACCCCGCGAGCGTCGGGACGCTGATCCACACCGACCTGCACTACGAGAACGTCCTCGCCGCCGACCGCGACCCGTGGCTGGTCATCGACCCCAAGCCGCTCTCCGGCGACCCCCACTACGAGATCGCCCCGATGCTGACCAACCGCTGGGACGAGGTCGCGGGCCAGGTCCGCGCCGCCGTCCGCCGCCGCTTCGACACCCTCGTCGACGTCGCCGGGTTCGCGGAGGACCGCGCCCGCGCCTGGGTGATCGTCCGGGTCGTCCACAGCGCCGCCTGGGCCCTCGCCGACGCCGCCCGGTTCGGTGGTGGAGCCGGCGGGCCCGCCGCCTCCGAGTGGCTGACCCGCTGCGTCGCCGTCGCCAAAGCCGTGCAGGGCTGACCAGGGCTGACCAGGGCTGACACCCGTGTCAAGAAAGGGTGACACCCCTTACTGCGCAGTAAGGGGTGTCACCCTTTTTTGACAAGGCGCGCGGTGAGGCAACCTGGGAGGGCACCCATTCCGTAGAGACGGATGACCGAAGGAGGTCAGCGGGGTGGGATCCGAACGGAATGCCGAGGCGGAGTTCGCGGCGTTCGTGCTGAGCACGCAGCGGCGGCTGCGGCGTGTCGCGTACCTGGTGTGCGGGGACTGGCACCGGGCCGAGGACATCGTCCAGACGGCGCTGGCCCAGGTGTACGCGCGCTGGGACCGGATCCGCCGCGAGGACGGGCCGGAGGGCTACGCCCACCGCGCGGTCGTCAACGCCGCGATCGACGAGCGGCGACGACCGTGGCGGCGGGAGCGCGCCACCGACGCCCTGCCCGACCGGGCCGCGCCGCCGGACGACGACGGCATCACGCCGGCGGTCCTGGCGGCGCTCGCGACGCTGCCGCGCCGGCAGCGCGCCGTGGTGGTGCTGCGGTACGTCGAGGACCTCGACGTCGAGCAGACCGCCGCGCTGCTCGGGATCTCCACGGGGACGGTCAAGAGCCAGGCCGCCAAGGGCCTGGCCTCCCTGCGGGCGCACCTGTCCGGTGTCCCCGCCGACGCGAGAACGGGTGAGTAGGCCATG
The genomic region above belongs to Sporichthya brevicatena and contains:
- a CDS encoding metalloregulator ArsR/SmtB family transcription factor; translation: MVVDQAEVDQLFHALADATRRDIVRRTLDGSHSVSALAREYPMSFAAVQKHVAVLERAGLVTKQRRGREHLVAGNPAALAAARDALDRLELVWRDRVARMADLLAADASADNSPDNEDFR
- a CDS encoding SRPBCC domain-containing protein, whose translation is MTVTSVTKDATTRTMTLTAEFDAPVPRVWQLYDDPRRLEQWWGPPTYPATVVDHDLSVGGTVRYVMTGPEGDKSCGYWIVRAVDAPHSLEWENGFATDDLEPDRSMPVMTMRMTLAPRPGGGTVMTIATVFETAENMTWCLEMGMEEGMSSAVGQCDAVLAA
- a CDS encoding DUF427 domain-containing protein, coding for MSRIGVEECPQRVRIEVDGVTVADSKRARVLRERGLPPRYYLPAEDVRTDLLTRTDSSTRCPYKGTASYWSLTVGGRIHTDLVWSYEDPIAERADIAGLLCFYDDQVDLYLDDERQ
- a CDS encoding MmcQ/YjbR family DNA-binding protein gives rise to the protein MATVRDVERVIARLPEVTEGLRFGHRTWYVGKKSFAWVRPFSKADLKRFGDETPPDGDILAVATADLGEKEALLSAHPGPLFTIPHLDNYPALLVHLKSTPPKLLREIVEDGWLAVAPRQLAEQYLQR
- a CDS encoding aminoglycoside phosphotransferase family protein, with the protein product MTLDIPDALQPAGGTDPWNGWLAALPARAEELLGEWALAVDGAPIAGRLSLVVPVRTEDGRAAVLKVGYPHDDAALEHLALRYWGGTGAVELLRADPHRFALLLERAGPEDLTERWDLEACEVVGELYGRIHVPAPPQFATLPAQVLRWTEQLRTLPGGLPPRLVEQAISLGTDLAADPASVGTLIHTDLHYENVLAADRDPWLVIDPKPLSGDPHYEIAPMLTNRWDEVAGQVRAAVRRRFDTLVDVAGFAEDRARAWVIVRVVHSAAWALADAARFGGGAGGPAASEWLTRCVAVAKAVQG
- a CDS encoding SigE family RNA polymerase sigma factor, giving the protein MGSERNAEAEFAAFVLSTQRRLRRVAYLVCGDWHRAEDIVQTALAQVYARWDRIRREDGPEGYAHRAVVNAAIDERRRPWRRERATDALPDRAAPPDDDGITPAVLAALATLPRRQRAVVVLRYVEDLDVEQTAALLGISTGTVKSQAAKGLASLRAHLSGVPADARTGE